In the genome of Nakaseomyces glabratus chromosome K, complete sequence, the window TAACTGCAGACACAGTTTCTAAATTTTCTTCTAATACATCAGTTTTATTACCAGTAGGCAATAAATTACCCTCGTGCTCTTGTTCTGTTTCACTTTCCAGTGCTGGCTCCTTTAATGCTTGTTTCTTTGATGAAGAGGGTGATGATGACACTTTATTTTCTGGTTCTAACTGCCCTTTATTCATGTCTTCTTCCTGTTCCTCTGGCTCAgattttgtttcttttgatttACTATCATAGGATTCCTGTTGTACTGatttaatttcatcaatattagGCGAAGCTGCTTTCATCGTATCATCATTCAGATCGGGAATTGTATCTGAAATCGTaactttattattattttcctCTGCCGTCAAACTGATTATTTCCTTCTCTGATCGAGACTGTGTCGTttgcttttctttaatCTCTGCATTGCTTTCACCTATCTCCTTGATAGTTGTGTCTGAGATACTTTTTTTATCAGCATCCGATTCATTTGCTATTACAGCATCCTTAACAAGTTTTGAATTAGTTTCAGGTTTAATCAAAATATCTGCGTCAGCTTTGCTTCCTTTCTCGATAGATTGCTTCTCACCTTGGACATTATCCtgattcttcttcagatcATCTGATAACACGGCTGTAGATGGTGATTGCTCCTTTTCTGTTGCTAGTTCATTAGATAtactttcatttttttcatcagcTGTCTTTTCAGTCAGAGGTTTAGCTTCTTTATCAATCGGCTCATAAGCATTCGTTTCTTCTACATGTGTTCCCACAACCTTGTTAGCATCAGATGCTGATTCAGCACTTGATTCAACTATCTTGGAACTTAGGCTCTGCTTTGCCGTGTTGCTTCTCTTCATTCCTTTCACCACaggtttcttctttaaattCTTAGATGCCTTACTGGTGTCAGAGGAGGAATCCCTTCCATTAGGTACTGCTGAGCCATCAACAACGTTTACATTTATATCCTCATCAGTTTGCAGATACTCTTCAATACCTACAAGAATTGAATCTAAATCAGAACTTTTCCTTTTGATCGAGTCCCTCTCTAATTTAGAGAGACTTACTGGCCTTGATTGTTTAGAACCCTTCTTCTTAGGTTTTCTCTCTATGGCTAGATTTCCAGAACTTGAATCAAGATCACTAACCTTCTGTGCATCAATCTTTTCAGGGATAGTATCGCCTGTTTCTGACACGGATTCATCGATATCCTTTCCCGGTTTATCCTCTGTTGGAATTTGCTGTTCTGGATCAGCGACTGTATCCACTACCGGCTTGCTATCAGTTGTAGtcactttcttcttcttcttctttttattcttcttctttttagtTGTGGTCTTGGGTGCTTCCGACAACAATTGTTCGGTAGCATTAATCATTTGATCCAGGTCCATTTCTTTCCCACCATTGTTGCTAGTATCCATCTTCGAGGTTTCCACATCGCTCATTGTCGTAGCTCCATCCATTTCAAAGAGACCAACTATAGTACTTTAATCTCCTCAATATTAAtgttcaatttcaatttaaaGGACAAGAGAGTAACAATTGGCACAATTGAGTTCAGCTCAGGCCACAAATGAATCGTTGTCTATAAGCCAATTTATGGATAATATCTGTAGGGATAGCAAGAAATGAgctaaaaaaaagtttattAACAATAAGAAGGTCGAGTGAGATCCTCAAAAGGTCATGACAAGGGTTGCAATCTTCGAGAAATTGTCGATCTGATTTTGATTGTCCTAGAACAGTTGGGCTTGTCACATAACGGACGGGGATCGACTATGTTCCTAGAAGATTCTCATTTTTCCTATTTAAGGATAACAGAAAGAtaaatggaaaaaaaagaaaatgcgCAAGCCCGGAATCGAACCGGGGGCCCAACGATGGCAACGTTGGATTTTACCACTAAACCACTTGCGCTTGAACTTGTTGGAAACATAAGTTGGGAAATTCTGACTATAGCGTcaatattaaaatttagTCAGAACTCTATATATCCGCCATATGTTGTAATAACTAGCAGAATCTGTTTGGTAATATGTTTCCCTTGAATATTAGTGCCAGGTTTGTTAATTATTCTGTTTATCAAGCATGGTGTAATGGAGAAATGTAATAGGTTTTGCAGATGTGTACACAGATCAAGTACCAAGACAGGGGAGGTATATTTAATAGGCAGTGAAAATTGTATAGAGAGCTAGGCAATAATTAGTTACTAATAAAAACACTGACTGGTTGTTTCAGATATACATAGACCAGAACTTGTTAACACTCGAATTGTAGTGTGAACTATCTATAGTCCGTTCGCTGGTACTTTTCTAGGTACAAGTAACCGGAGATGagctggaaaaaaaaagctgaTTCTGTAAGTAATAGTAGCTCTATGGAGCTCAACAGATATTTGACGTTATTACTAAGCATATCCGTTCTTGGCGCTCATACGAAGCTCTGTACCACGTTCATGCATTGCAAAACCTAGTTGGCTTAACCCATCATTACCAATCACAAATTGAAAATCTTTAATACTATCAGAAGCGTCAAAAGGACTCCTACAATTATAAGAAATTAAGGGTAACACAATATAAACGATCACTAAATACAGGTAATTGTTTCTCGTATCTTTGGAAGTATGCCTAATAAAGCAGTATCGATATACTACTTGAATTTCAATCAAACAGGAACATGCATTTCTATGGGAACATCAAATGGGTTTCTCATTTTCAATTGTGCGCCCTTTGGTAAGTTCTACTCTGAGGATTCAGGAGGATATGGCATCGTGGAAATGCTCTTTTCTACATCTCTGTTAGCATTGGTTGGAATAGGTGATCAGCCGATGCTATCACCACGAAGGTTAAGGATAATAAACACAAAGAAACACTCCATCATATGCGAAGTGACATTTCCTACCAAGATATTAAGTGTCAAGATGAATAGATCTCGGATTGTAGTGGTGTTGAAAGAGCAAatctatatatatgatattaacAACATGCGTCTATTACATACCATTGAGATTGCCCCAAATCCCGAAGGTCTTGTGGCGTTGTCATGTAACACCGACACTAACCTGCTTGCTTATCCGTCACCACCTAAAGTAATAAGCTCCGATATAAATCCAAATGTGAATACGAATACAATTAACATAGCTAGAAGTAAAAGTGAGGAACTGATAGCGAACAGCAAGGATAATAATCTTCAGAATAAGTTTGGAACAACTCTTGAAGGtcaacaaaatattgacGAAGATAAAGCCGCGAATGGTTATCAAGTGGATCAAAATACAGACACTGCAGAAAATGACATTAATAGTGGTGATGTTATAATATATGATATGAGTACATTGCAACCATTGATGGTAATAGAAGCCCACAAAGGTGAAATTGCTGCTTTAaattttagttttgatGGCTCACTAATAGCCACCGCTTCAGAAAAGGGCACTATTATCAGAGTGTTTTCTACATCATCAGGTGCTAAATTATATCAATTCCGAAGAGGTACGTATCCCACCAAAATATACTCATTGAGCTTCAGTCAAGACAATAGGTTTTTATCTGTTACTTGCTCAAGCAAAACAGTACATATATTCAAGCTTACGAAGACAGGAGAGGAACGAACGAGTGGTGGAGCAGATGATGCAGATAGCGATGATAGTGGCAACGAGAATGATGGAGATAATAACTCCGTTGGTAACGGTGACGTATCAAGTTTGTTAAGTGACAATGATATAGAGAGTACAAGGGAACCGTATGTGGACGCATCTAGGAAAACAATGGGTAGAATGATAAGAAACTCTTCACAGAAGCTATCTAGGCGGGCAGCCAAGACGTTGGGACAACTGTTCCCAATCAAGGTGACATCCATACTAGAACCTTCTAGGCATTTTGCATCATTGAAACTGCCAACCGATTCAAACATTTCTGGAAACGTTAAGACTCTGTGTTCCATTGGGAATGAAATGGAAGTAGATAAGGTAGAATATCCAGAATTGTTTGATGGACAGGATCAAGGAGACAGGACAAAAGTAACAATGCTACCCATCCGAGTCATATCTTCCGAGGGATACCTTTACAACTATGTTCTCGATCCCGAACGTGGAGGTGATTGCCTCTTACTATCTCAGTATTCAACAGCCATAGACCAATAGTATAAAAATTCGACATTACTTTTTTAAAGTCCCAATAAGCAATTGCAAAACCAGTTTAAAAAGAACAAACTGGCGCCCAAATATGTAATTCTGTAGATATAATCACATATACAATATAGATGATGCTTTCCACATTACTGTCATAGCATACGTCAAAATGAGACTATTTTAAGAAAATGATTTTCGGTTTTAATATTGCTGTTCCCCTTATCACTTTTGCTATCGTTGTACAGGAATCCTTACACTGCAATTATTTGGGATGTTTAAAGCAACTATCACCGGTGATGAGAGCCAACGAAACTACGAACAACCATCCAGGTCACTTTTACAACACTTTAACAAACTAGCTATTGGCATTTCATCACTACTGCTCTGGGTGATGTTCACACCTCCCCCGCAAAAAATAAGATTGACTCGATGGATGGGATTTGAACTGTTCGATGATCTTTCCTGCGATGATCTTTCAGAGGACCCTTTGTTCATGGCATGGCGAAGATAAGGTGGAAGTGCTATCAACGATAACGCATTGCCTTTGACTGAAAATGGAGGCAGGGCTGTTGCGTTCTTATATTTGCACTGCAGTCGTCTTCATTGTCCCTAATCTAGTAACATTTCCTGCATTCTTTTtgccatttttttcttcaaatagaACAAAAAACCTGATCTAGtcttttcttcatataTTACTATCATTATCATATGCTATGTTAGCTTGATGCTTTTTATTGATTGATTTGAAGCTTGCTCTCCTAAACATTTATCCCCGCATTGCTTGTGAATCAGAGAGAAGTGTGCAAGGAAAAGCACTGTGATTCCTTCATAAAGATACTTAACAAGCTGATTCTAAGAGTACTCAAGGAAGAGTCCAAGCAAAATAT includes:
- the ATG18 gene encoding phosphoinositide binding protein ATG18 (CAGL0K10692g~Ortholog(s) have phosphatidylinositol-3,5-bisphosphate binding, ubiquitin binding activity) — its product is MPNKAVSIYYLNFNQTGTCISMGTSNGFLIFNCAPFGKFYSEDSGGYGIVEMLFSTSLLALVGIGDQPMLSPRRLRIINTKKHSIICEVTFPTKILSVKMNRSRIVVVLKEQIYIYDINNMRLLHTIEIAPNPEGLVALSCNTDTNLLAYPSPPKVISSDINPNVNTNTINIARSKSEELIANSKDNNLQNKFGTTLEGQQNIDEDKAANGYQVDQNTDTAENDINSGDVIIYDMSTLQPLMVIEAHKGEIAALNFSFDGSLIATASEKGTIIRVFSTSSGAKLYQFRRGTYPTKIYSLSFSQDNRFLSVTCSSKTVHIFKLTKTGEERTSGGADDADSDDSGNENDGDNNSVGNGDVSSLLSDNDIESTREPYVDASRKTMGRMIRNSSQKLSRRAAKTLGQLFPIKVTSILEPSRHFASLKLPTDSNISGNVKTLCSIGNEMEVDKVEYPELFDGQDQGDRTKVTMLPIRVISSEGYLYNYVLDPERGGDCLLLSQYSTAIDQ